In one window of Saccharomyces paradoxus chromosome VII, complete sequence DNA:
- the GCN1 gene encoding Gcn1p (Positive regulator of the Gcn2p kinase activity~similar to YGL195W) produces the protein MTAILNWEDISPVLEKGTRESLVSKRVPFLQDISQLVRQETLEKSQLSEIASVLLNTFVIYEDNGSKTLVTSILLDVLNLEPCLLENFVQFVSGVVISNPATKAVADYLNLLDWIDSFLIYVSRNPTLFEEYVPKLLVAHSYATFGVETILDNQEECKKTQDKQNQHRKRIRYCIFQSAVKAFLKCLKDNDDSIFFLQIVIKTVLEGHSKLKITSVGMVMMMGALTQTTLQLLSRQPALHSALKENSVEKYCEYLGKEVFLGKNPPSSFCLEVGLKPFLKEFVSQELFIKFFIPNIEKAILRSPEVGFSILSELYSGVSPEKVNLLNVFTSSKLINQSFSSFKSSKEAVRSVSLQSVIILLKKVSRSDATLEGLTKLIDEIFKNIKSNLNADYKSLISKILIEIPLTHCEVSEKICKGLSPYISKEGNEAALALMLNAFFVHYFSLGKSIEELNKVISVGFADKKPALKKCWFAAFLNNSNAAFEEVILDFIDGCLEFVKDSIIHYHTHGHACILASIEFINKILTLNNTELNDRVIQLIETLPENSSIGDAILTAALSTELPIENRIHAVSLLQELFYEKPEFIGFSVIDAIERRMRVRELIPQQNTSFKYITSVLLAITSELPDKEASIKVLINALVIAQWNIFNIKNGWAGLVLRARLDPAEVVREHVNIIMEKILGITGSCEWIDTIYGICGLQAAAYAAFIQPTEFTPILCKTIEADLTANDFSRLTEEDFEIFAGEEGVLVVDILEESMNKRLSNKNSKEYETLMWEQKIRKEQAKKNVKKLSKEEQELVNKQLTKESIIRTHVSEVSARLKRGIRLVSELSKAACLVQNGITTWFPLAVTKLLHLCSEKNISKLTGDVNNVFLQLSQNVSERLGNIRLFLGLATLRVHNANSISQDYLQEPLVELLTRVLFRIKFVSNQAALDPISLTYILPLLINVLEKGKTIALKNADKPVVKAEFVEEDEEEEHLLLAMEIISVHAEAFEDPSIPRISIIEVLLSLLSLPSKAKIAKDCFNALCQSISVAPNQEDLDMILSNLLSPNQFVRSTILETLDNEFELEPFMKYSPEVFICRFDSDPSNREIADFIWEFNKFVINDELLKSLFPLFNQDDSGLRLFAANAYAFGAVSLFTSEGSSSNNYLNDLLNFYKEKAKPLEPILDQFGLVLVSANEQKDPWQGRSTVAITLKTMAKAFSADDDTVVNIIKFLVDDGGLVDREPIVRQEMKEAGVELITLHGSQNSKDLIPIFEEALSSSTDSALKENVIILYGTLARHLQESDARIHTIIERLLSTLDTPSADIQQAVSACIAPLVFQFKPKVGEYLSVLMEKLLNPAVASSMRKGAAWGIAGLVKGYGISALSEFDIIRNLIEAAEDKKEPKRRESVGFCFQYLSESLGKFFEPYVIEILPNILKNLGDAVPEVRDATAHATKAIMAHTTGYGVKKLIPVAVSNLDEIAWRTKRGSVQLLGNMAYLDPTQLSASLSTIVPEIVGVLNDSHKEVRKAADESLKRFGEVIRNPEIQKLVPVLLQAIGDPTKYTEEALDSLIQTQFVHYIDGPSLALIIHIIHRGMHDRSANIKRKACKIVGNMAILVDTKDLIPYLQQLIDEVEIAMVDPVPNTRATAARALGALVERLGEEQFPDLIPRLLNTLSDESKSGDRLGSAQALAEVISGLGLTKLDEILPTILAGVTNFRAYIREGFMPLLLFLPVCFGSQFAPYINQIIQPILSGLADNDENIRDTALKAGKLIVKNYATKAVDLLLPELERGMFDENDRIRLSSVQLTGELLFQVTGISSRNEFSEEDGDHNGEFSGKLVDVLGQDRRDRILAALFVCRNDTSGIVRATTVDIWKALVPNTPRAVKEILPTLTGMIVTHLASSSNVLRNIAAQTLGDLVRRVGGNALSQLLPSLEESLIETSNSDSRQGVCIALYELIESASGETISQFQSTIVNIIRTALIDESATVREAAALSFDVFQDVVGKTAVDEVLPYLLHMLESSDNSDFALLGLQEIMSKKSDVIFPILIPTLLASPIDAFRASALGSLAEVAGSALYKRLSIIINALVDSIMGTSNDESTKAALELALDRVFLSVNDDEGLHPLLQQIMSLLKNDNMEKRIAVLERLPNFFDKTTLDFGVYIPDFVSHAILSLDDEDSRVVNGNFNALSVLLKKVDKPTLEKLVKPAKQSLALTGRQGEDVAAFKLPRGPNCVLPIFLHGLMYGSNDEREESALAIADVVSKTPAANLKPFVSVITGPLIRVVGERFSSDIKAAILFALNVLFIKIPMFLRPFIPQLQRTFVKSLSDATNETLRLRAAKALGALIEHQPRVDPLVIELVTGAKQATDEGVKTAMLKALLEVIVKAGSKLNENSKTNIVNLVEEEMLGSNDKLAVAYAKLIGSLSEILSNDEAHKILQDKVLNADLDGETGKFAILTLNSFLKDAPTHIFNTGLIDEFVSYILNAIHSPDVYFGENGTIAAGKLLLLEGEKKSPFVKTAAAEPFRIGDENINLLIKELSKAVLQPASNSTDVRRLALVVMRTLARFKFDECVKQYFDLVGPSVFACLRDPVIPIKLAAEKAYLALFKLVDEDDMHTFNEWFSEISDRSSSIETITGAAIQLRSIGDYTKRVGKRLANVERERIAAGGDAETMFSDRFEDEREIWAVGGVELTTDI, from the coding sequence ATGACAGCTATCTTAAACTGGGAGGATATATCCCCTGTTTTGGAGAAAGGCACCCGCGAATCACTCGTGTCTAAAAGAGTTCCCTTTTTGCAAGATATATCACAATTAGTTCGTCAAGAAACATTGGAAAAATCTCAATTATCCGAAATTGCTTCCGTTTTACTGAATACCTTTGTGATCTATGAAGACAATGGGTCCAAAACTTTGGTAACTTCAATATTGCTTGACGTCTTAAATCTAGAACCATGTCTCCTAGAAAACTTTGTCCAATTTGTTTCAGGCGTGGTCATCAGTAATCCAGCTACCAAAGCTGTCGCAGATTACCTTAACTTGTTAGATTGGATTGATTCTTTCCTGATTTATGTCTCGCGCAATCCTACcttatttgaagaatatgtTCCAAAATTGTTGGTCGCCCACTCTTACGCAACTTTTGGAGTGGAAACTATTCTTGACAATCAAGAAGAGTGCAAGAAAACTCAGGATAAACAAAACCAGCATAGGAAAAGGATCCGTTATTGCATTTTTCAGTCAGCGGTCAAGGCATTTCTGAAGTGCTTGAAGGACAATGATGAcagtattttctttttgcaaATTGTAATTAAGACGGTATTAGAAGGCCACTCTAAGCTGAAGATAACTAGTGTTGGTATGGTTATGATGATGGGCGCACTAACTCAAACTACCCTCCAGTTGTTATCGAGGCAACCAGCTCTACACTCCgctttgaaagaaaattctgtAGAGAAATATTGCGAATATTTGGGCaaagaagtttttttaGGAAAAAACCCACCATCTTCCTTTTGCCTAGAAGTTGGTTTGAAGCCTTTCTTGAAAGAATTCGTCTCACAGGAGTTGTTCATTAAGTTCTTCATCCctaatattgaaaaagcaatTTTAAGATCTCCTGAGGTTGgcttttcaatattatcTGAGTTATACTCTGGTGTTTCTCCAGAAAAAGTAAACCTCTTAAATGTTTTTACTTCTTCGAAACTTATTAATCAATCCTTCTCGTCGTTTAAAAGCTCAAAAGAAGCCGTTAGATCCGTCTCCCTTCAGTCCGTGATAATcctattgaaaaaagtttctaGGAGTGACGCTACCTTGGAAGGTTTGACGAAGCTTATTGACGAAATATTTAAGAACATCAAGTCGAATCTGAACGCAGATTACAAATCGCttatttccaaaatccTCATAGAAATACCCTTAACACACTGTGAGGTCTCAGAAAAAATCTGTAAAGGTTTGTCCCCATATATTAGTAAAGAAGGTAATGAAGCAGCTTTGGCTTTAATGCTCAACgctttttttgttcattatTTTAGTTTGGGCAAATCtattgaagaattgaacAAAGTTATATCAGTTGGTTTCGCAGATAAAAAACCTGCTCTGAAAAAATGTTGGTTTGCCgcttttttgaacaattcCAATGCTGCCTTTGAAGAGGTGATTTTAGACTTTATAGACGGTTGTTTGGAATTTGTGAAAGATTCCATTATACATTATCATACTCACGGGCATGCATGTATTCTAGCATCAATTGAATttataaacaaaatattgacATTGAACAATACTGAGTTAAATGATCGTGTTATACAGCTCATAGAAACTCTTCCTGAAAATTCTTCGATAGGTGATGCTATCTTAACTGCCGCCCTATCGACAGAACTACCTATCGAGAATCGTATTCATGCTGTAAGTTTACTACAAGAACTGTTTTATGAGAAACCAGAATTTATTGGGTTCAGTGTTATTGATGcaattgaaagaagaatgcGTGTGCGAGAACTAATACCTCAACAAAATACATCCTTCAAATATATTACGTCTGTACTACTGGCCATTACGTCGGAGCTACCTGACAAGGAAGCCTCTATAAAAGTATTAATCAATGCTCTGGTCATAGCGCAATGGAATATTTTTAACATCAAAAATGGCTGGGCTGGATTAGTCTTACGTGCAAGACTTGATCCAGCTGAGGTTGTTAGAGAACACGTTAATATTATCATGGAGAAGATTCTTGGAATTACTGGTAGTTGTGAGTGGATAGACACAATTTATGGCATATGCGGTTTACAAGCTGCTGCGTATGCAGCATTTATTCAACCCACAGAGTTTACGCCGATCCTTTGTAAAACTATCGAGGCCGATTTAACAGCGAATGATTTCTCCCGTCTaactgaagaagatttcGAAATTTTTGCAGGAGAGGAAGGTGTTTTGGTGGTCGATATCCTAGAAGAAAGCATGAATAAGAGACTTTCCAATAAAAATTCTAAAGAATATGAAACCCTAATGTGGGAACAAAAGATAAGGAAAGAGCAAGCCAAGAAAAACGtgaaaaaactttcaaaagagGAACAGGAGCTCGTTAACAAGCAATTAACCAAAGAATCTATAATTAGAACACACGTATCGGAAGTTTCCGCTCGTTTGAAGCGTGGGATTAGATTGGTATCTGAGCTTTCCAAAGCTGCTTGTTTAGTCCAAAACGGCATCACTACTTGGTTTCCCTTGGCAGTCACAAAGCTCTTGCACCTATGCTccgaaaaaaatatttcaaaactgACGGGGGATGTTAATAATGTGTTCTTGCAGCTTTCTCAAAATGTATCCGAGAGATTGGGTAATATTAGACTTTTCCTAGGTCTAGCAACTTTGCGTGTACACAATGCTAATAGCATATCACAAGATTACTTGCAAGAACCACTGGTTGAATTACTGACAAGAGTTCTTTTCAGAATCAAGTTTGTTTCTAACCAAGCAGCGCTAGATCCCATTAGTCTGACTTACATTTTGCCATTGCTAATTAATGTTTTAGAAAAGGGTAAAACGATTGCATTAAAGAACGCCGACAAACCTGTTGTTAAAGCTGagtttgttgaagaagatgaagaagaagaacatcTGTTACTAGCCATGGAAATTATTTCTGTGCATGCCGAAGCTTTTGAAGACCCTTCCATTCCAAGGATTTCCATTATTGAAGTTTTGctatctcttctttctttgccCTCAAAAGCGAAAATTGCCAAGGATTGTTTCAACGCTCTGTGCCAAAGCATATCTGTTGCACCAAATCAAGAAGACCTTGATATGATACTGTCAAACTTACTGTCACCGAATCAGTTTGTCCGTTCAACAATATTAGAAACTCTTGATAACGAATTTGAATTGGAACCATTCATGAAATATTCACCCGAAGTTTTTATTTGCAGATTTGATTCGGATCCTTCCAACCGTGAGATTGCAGATTTCATTTGGGaattcaacaaatttgTAATCAACGATGAGTTACTGAAGAGCCTATTTCCACTATTCAATCAGGATGATAGTGGTTTGAGATTATTTGCTGCGAACGCGTATGCATTTGGCGCTGTAAGCCTATTTACTTCTGAAGGCAGCTCCTCGAACAATTACCTAAATGACTTGTTAAACttttataaagaaaaggcaaaGCCATTGGAACCAATTCTTGATCAATTTGGTTTGGTTCTTGTTTCTGCGAATGAGCAAAAAGATCCATGGCAAGGAAGAAGTACGGTTGCTATTACATTAAAAACCATGGCTAAGGCTTTTTCTGCGGACGATGATACTGTTGTTAACatcataaaatttttggtcGATGATGGGGGCCTAGTTGACAGGGAACCAATTGTTCGtcaagaaatgaaagaagCTGGTGTTGAATTAATTACTTTACATGGCTCACAAAACTCTAAAGATTTAATTCCTATATTCGAAGAGGCGTTAAGCTCCAGCACAGATAGTGCTCTAAAAGAGAACGTTATTATTCTTTATGGTACACTAGCAAGACATTTACAGGAGAGTGATGCAAGAATTCACACGATCATTGAAAGATTGCTTTCAACTCTTGATACTCCTTCTGCAGATATTCAACAGGCTGTTTCGGCTTGTATAGCGCCACTAGTTTTCCAGTTTAAACCAAAGGTTGGTGAATATTTGAGTGTTTTAATGGAAAAACTGTTGAATCCAGCTGTCGCTTCTTCTATGCGGAAAGGTGCTGCTTGGGGTATCGCTGGTTTAGTTAAAGGTTACGGTATCTCGGCTCTCTCTGAGTTTGACATTATCCGCAATCTCATCGAGGCTGCAGAGGATAAAAAGGAGCCAAAAAGGCGTGAATCTGTGGGCTTTTGCTTTCAATATTTATCCGAATCTCTGGGGAAGTTTTTTGAACCATACGTGATTGAAATTCTTcctaatattttgaagaatttgggGGATGCTGTTCCCGAAGTCAGAGATGCAACGGCACATGCTACAAAGGCCATAATGGCACATACTACAGGTTACGGTGTTAAAAAGTTAATTCCAGTCGCTGTTTCTAATTTGGATGAAATCGCTTGGAGAACTAAGAGGGGCTCCGTCCAATTGTTAGGTAATATGGCTTATTTAGATCCTACACAACTATCGGCTTCTTTGTCTACTATTGTCCCAGAAATTGTTGGTGTATTAAACGACTCCCATAAAGAAGTGCGTAAGGCTGCTGATGAATCCTTGAAAAGATTTGGTGAAGTCATTAGAAATCctgaaattcaaaaattggtgCCCGTACTTTTGCAGGCTATTGGTGATCCAACAAAATACACAGAAGAGGCCTTGGATTCGTTGATTCAGACGCAATTTGTCCACTATATTGACGGTCCTTCACTAGCATTAATCATTCATATTATCCACCGTGGTATGCATGATAGATCTGCCAACATTAAGAGGAAGGCATGTAAGATTGTTGGTAATATGGCCATTTTGGTTGATACCAAGGATCTCATCCCATACTTACAACAGCTGATAGATGAAGTGGAGATTGCTATGGTCGATCCTGTTCCAAATACCAGGGCCACAGCAGCTCGTGCATTAGGTGCCTTGGTAGAAAGGTTAGGTGAGGAACAATTTCCAGATTTGATTCCTCGTCTACTGAATACCTTAAGTGACGAATCAAAATCGGGTGATCGTCTCGGTTCCGCTCAAGCACTAGCTGAAGTTATTAGTGGCTTAGGCTTAACCAAGTTGGATGAAATATTGCCAACTATTTTAGCTGGTGTAACCAATTTCCGTGCTTATATCAGGGAAGGATTCATGCCCTTGTTGCTTTTCCTCCCTGTTTGTTTTGGATCCCAATTTGCACCATACATTAATCAAATTATTCAGCCTATTCTTTCCGGATTGGctgataatgatgaaaacatTCGCGACACTGCTTTGAAGGCTGGTAAATTAATTGTTAAAAACTATGCTACAAAGGCCGTTGATCTATTGTTGCCTGAATTAGAAAGAGGTATGTTCGACGAAAATGACAGAATTCGCTTATCTTCTGTTCAATTAACTGGTGAACTTCTGTTCCAAGTCACTGGTATTTCCTCTAGGAACGAATTTTCTGAGGAAGATGGTGATCATAACGGTGAATTCTCCGGTAAATTGGTGGATGTGCTTGGCCAAGATCGTCGTGACAGGATTTTGGCAGCATTATTTGTATGTAGAAATGACACTTCTGGTATCGTACGTGCTACAACGGTGGATATTTGGAAGGCATTGGTTCCAAATACCCCAAGAGCAGtgaaagaaattcttcCAACATTAACCGGTATGATAGTTACTCACTTGGCTTCATCATCCAACGTATTACGTAACATTGCTGCCCAAACTTTAGGTGATCTCGTTCGTCGTGTAGGCGGTAATGCTTTATCACAACTATTGCCAAGTTTGGAGGAATCTTTAATAGAAACATCAAACTCAGATTCTAGACAAGGTGTTTGTATTGCTCTTTATGAGTTAATCGAATCTGCTTCTGGAGAAACGATATCACAATTCCAATCTACCATTGTTAACATTATTCGTACTGCGTTGATTGATGAATCGGCTACTGTTAGAGAAGCAGCTGCGTTATCTTTTGATGTATTCCAAGATGTTGTTGGGAAAACAGCTGTTGATGAAGTTTTACCATATTTGTTGCATATGCTCGAATCTTCTGATAACTCCGATTTTGCTTTGTTAGGTTTACAAGAAATTATGTCGAAAAAATCCGATGTCATCTTCCCAATTCTAATACCAACCTTACTAGCCTCTCCAATAGACGCCTTCAGGGCTTCTGCTTTAGGTTCTCTGGCAGAAGTTGCTGGCTCAGCTTTATACAAGCGTTTATCAATCATAATTAACGCACTGGTGGATTCAATCATGGGGACTTCCAATGATGAGTCAACCAAGGCGGCATTAGAACTTGCATTGGACAGGGTGTTCTTATCTGTGAACGATGATGAGGGTCTTCACCCATTACTTCAACAGATTATGTCACTACTAAAGAATGACAACATGGAAAAGCGCATAGCTGTTTTAGAACGTTTGCCgaatttctttgataaGACTACCCTTGATTTTGGTGTCTATATTCCGGACTTTGTCTCGCACGCAATTTTATCATTAGATGATGAGGATTCAAGGGTTGTCAATGGTAATTTCAATGCCTTGTCCgttttgttgaagaaggttGACAAGCCTACCCTAGAGAAATTAGTCAAGCCTGCTAAACAGTCGTTAGCATTGACAGGCAGACAAGGTGAAGATGTCGCTGCATTTAAGCTTCCAAGAGGGCCTAACTGTGTTTTACCTATTTTCTTACATGGTTTGATGTATGGTTCAAATGATGAAAGGGAAGAATCTGCGCTAGCCATTGCTGACGTCGTTTCTAAGACACCTGCTGCTAACTTAAAGCCATTTGTGAGTGTCATTACTGGTCCGTTGATTCGTGTCGTGGGTGAAAGATTTAGTAGTGACATCAAAGCAGCAATTTTATTTGCACTTAATGTACTATTCATTAAGATTCCAATGTTCTTGAGGCCTTTTATCCCCCAATTACAAAGAACATTTGTTAAATCCTTGTCTGACGCTACTAATGAGACGTTACGTCTCCGTGCCGCCAAGGCTCTTGGTGCCCTGATTGAACATCAGCCTCGTGTTGATCCTCTAGTCATTGAACTGGTGACAGGTGCCAAGCAAGCCACAGATGAAGGTGTTAAAACTGCTATGCTTAAGGCTTTACTGGAGGTCATTGTTAAGGCTGGTTCCaaattaaatgaaaattctaAAACAAACATTGTTAACTtagttgaagaagaaatgttAGGTAGCAATGATAAACTGGCAGTTGCTTACGCTAAATTGATCGGGTCTTTGTCGGAAATTTTGTCCAACGATGAAGCTCACAAGATTTTACAAGACAAGGTTTTGAATGCAGATTTAGATGGGGAAACCGGTAAGTTTGCTATTTTGACTTTaaattcctttttgaaagacGCACCTACGCATATATTTAATACGGGCTTGATAGATGAATTTGTGAGTTACATTTTGAATGCGATCCATTCTCCTGATGTTTACTTCGGAGAAAACGGTACCATTGCTGCTGGTAAATTGCTTCTGTTGGAAGGAGAAAAGAAGTCTCCTTTTGTCAAAACCGCAGCTGCAGAACCATTCAGAATTGGTGATGAAAACATCAATCTTTTAATCAAAGAGTTAAGTAAAGCTGTCTTACAACCAGCCAGTAATTCTACCGACGTAAGAAGATTGGCTTTGGTGGTTATGAGAACATTAGCCAGATTTAAATTTGATGAGTGCGTTAAACAATACTTCGATCTGGTGGGACCATCTGTATTTGCTTGCTTGCGTGACCCTGTTATCCCAATTAAACTCGCTGCAGAAAAAGCGTATTTAGCTTTGTTCAAATTAGTtgacgaagatgacatGCATACCTTTAACGAATGgttttctgaaatttcaGATCGCAGTAGCAGTATCGAAACTATTACAGGTGCTGCAATACAATTAAGATCCATTGGAGACTACACCAAGAGAGTTGGTAAAAGGTTAGCAAATGTCGAAAGAGAAAGGATTGCCGCCGGTGGAGATGCGGAAACAATGTTTAGTGACagatttgaagatgaaagagaaatatGGGCTGTTGGAGGTGTTGAACTAACTACTgatatttga
- a CDS encoding uncharacterized protein (Histone deacetylase and subunit of Set3 and Rpd3L complexes~similar to YGL194C): MSNKEKTLIKPFKITALALLIVLIINLSYKSFLKRYLKSTVIWCLGIANADRNDIMWWQASPLLERWIWQLVDNYESGYE; this comes from the coding sequence ATGTctaacaaagaaaagactCTCATCAAACCATTTAAAATCACCGCTCTGGCTTTATTGATAGTCCTAATAATAAACCTCTCTTATAAGTCATTTCTGAAACGCTATCTAAAGTCGACTGTTATTTGGTGTTTAGGAATCGCTAATGCAGATCGTAACGATATAATGTGGTGGCAAGCCTCACCACTATTAGAGCGCTGGATATGGCAATTAGTTGACAATTATGAATCCGGGTATGAATAA
- the HOS2 gene encoding histone deacetylase HOS2 (Histone deacetylase and subunit of Set3 and Rpd3L complexes~similar to YGL194C), with protein MSGTFSYDAKTKENESLFEFNSAYSPRVSYHFNSKVSHYHYGVKHPMKPFRLMLTDHLVSSYGLHKIMDLYETRSATRDELLQFHSEDYVNFLSKVSPENANKLPRGTLENFNIGDDCPIFQNLYDYTTLYTGASLDATRKLINNQSDIAINWSGGLHHAKKNSPSGFCYVNDIVLSILNLLRYHPRILYIDIDLHHGDGVQEAFYTTDRVFTLSFHKYNGEFFPGTGDLTEIGCDKGKHFALNVPLEDGIDDDSYINLFKSIVDPLIMTFKPTLIVQQCGADSLGHDRLGCFNLNIKAHGECVKFVKSFGLPMLVVGGGGYTPRNVSRLWTYETGILNDVLLPEDIPEDIPFRDSFGPDYSLYPVLDDLYENKNSKKLLEDIRIRCLENIRYLQGAPSVRMDAECIPTQDISALTEEEDKIIQEMNEETEADSSARLEKIEKENSGLITFS; from the coding sequence ATGTCTGGAACATTTAGTTATGATGCGAAAACTAAAGAGAACGAGTCATTATTTGAGTTTAATTCTGCTTATTCTCCCAGAGTATCATATCACTTTAATTCCAAAGTCTCACATTACCATTATGGTGTAAAGCATCCAATGAAACCATTTCGGTTAATGCTAACGGACCACTTGGTTTCTTCTTATGGATTGCACAAGATTATGGACCTTTACGAAACAAGAAGCGCAACCAGAGACGAATTACTACAGTTTCACTCAGAAGACTATgtcaattttctttccaaggTTTCACCAGAAAATGCAAACAAATTGCCTAGAGGCACGCTAGAAAACTTCAACATTGGAGACGACTGTcctatttttcaaaatttataCGATTATACAACCTTATACACTGGTGCGAGCCTTGACGCCACCAGGAAACTAATTAATAATCAATCTGACATAGCAATAAATTGGTCTGGTGGTCTTCATCATGCAAAGAAGAACAGCCCATCTGGGTTTTGCTACGTGAATGATATTGTGCTTTCTATTTTAAATTTACTACGATATCACCCAAGAATCCTTTATATCGATATCGATCTACATCACGGCGATGGTGTCCAGGAGGCATTTTATACCACAGATAGGGTCTTCACGTTGTCATTTCATAAATACAACGGAGAATTTTTCCCAGGAACCGGTGATCTGACAGAAATTGGTTGCGATAAAGGAAAGCATTTCGCATTAAATGTACCGCTAGAAGATGGCATAGATGACGATTCATATATAAATCTTTTCAAGTCAATTGTGGACCCCCTAATAATGACCTTCAAACCAACACTTATTGTACAACAATGCGGTGCGGACTCCTTAGGCCATGATCGCTTAGGATGCTTCAATTTAAATATAAAGGCGCATGGGGAATGCGTTAAGTTTGTTAAATCATTTGGTCTACCAATGCTAGTAGTAGGCGGTGGAGGTTATACACCTAGAAATGTCTCGCGGCTTTGGACCTACGAAACAGGAATTTTAAATGATGTCTTGCTACCAGAGGACATCCCCGAAGATATCCCATTCCGGGACTCATTTGGGCCGGATTATTCACTTTATCCTGTATTAGACGACTTAtacgaaaataaaaacagTAAAAAACTTTTGGAAGACATTAGAATACGATGCCTAGAAAATATCAGATACTTGCAAGGTGCTCCAAGTGTCAGAATGGATGCTGAATGCATACCGACGCAAGATATAAGTGCTCtaacagaagaagaagataaaatcaTTCAAGAGATGAATGAAGAAACCGAAGCTGACAGTTCTGCCAGATTAGAGAAAAtcgaaaaggaaaacagtGGATTGATCACCTTTTCATAG